The genomic window ATTATTATAATATTTGTCCTAGTAGTTTTGGTCAGAGTTATGATACAAGTTTAGGTTTAGTGGATTTTAAAGAAGAACATGTTGTAGATAAAAAATTCTGTAGCAACGGTTTTTTTACAGGTGTAAATACGGTTTATACCAATAGTAGTTTTGGAACTATTATGGGACCACTTTTATTGGATCCTAATTATTCAATTATGCTTCAAGCTGTTCAAGGTCTTAAAATTGATACGGCATTAGAAAGTAAATCGGTACGTTTCTCCATGTTAGGCATTAGAAATGATCAGTTTGTTAACGTGGCCGATCCTAATAGTGCCACCCGAACAATTACAGTGATTACAGATGATCCTGAACTTTATGATCCTACTGATACATCTTTAGTATATATACGAGTTGAAGGGGATCCTTCAGGTGGCAATAACCGCGTATACCCAAATCCAGATGATACTTCTACATATTCAGCAGATGTTGCTTATGTTAAAAAAACATTGGAGGATATTGTTCTTAATCAAGTTATTGATGAAGATATCGATTTTAGTTCTGATAATTATTACCAAACTAGAAGTGGCGAGTTTGTTCATGTTTTTGGTGGAAATTTAGCAGAAGGAGGTGGTGATATTGAAAAAGGTGAATCGGCTCTAGTAGAGAATATTCAGGTGACAGACAATGGCAATTTTTATGAAATGAATAGTATTACAGAAAGACCTACAGCTTTCACCTATGGTGCTCTAGAGAATAGTGTTACAGATTTTTCTTCTTTTATAGAAGTTTTAGAAACTGCTGATGCATTAATTACTATTGTAGGTTCTGATGATAAATTAATTAATTTTCTAAACCTAACAAGAACCTTTACATTGTTTGCTCCTAATAACGCTGCTGTGGCACAGGCAATTAGTGACGGTGTAATTGCAGAGCCTAGTACTGTGAGTGGTATGGGGGAATTAGATAAAGCCACAGCGAAATTGAATCTTCTTAATTTTGCTAAGAAACATTTCATTCAACAATCCTTACCTACGGATGGAAAAAGTACAGGAACTTTTTCTTCAATGTATTTCAGTCAAATTATTGATTTCGCACCAGTGTACGATCAGTTTTTAGTTGTTAATACAACATCTTCAATTACCATTACAAATGAAGATTCAGGAGAATCTGTAACAACTAATGGTACTACGAATTTATTGTCAAAAAGAGTCGTAATACATGAAATTAATAATTATATAAAATAATAAAACTAAAAGTTTTTAATATGAAGGATAAATACAGGTCATATTCATATGTCTTAATGATAGTATGTGTATTGTTTTCGGCGCTAAGTATGTCGGCACAAAAACAAGTAAACATATCAGGAACGATAATATCAGAATCAGATGGGCAACCGTTAACGGGAGCAACCATTGCAGAGAAAGATAAAAATAATCGAATTATTAATGGTGTAGTTGCCGATTTTAATGGTAATTATTCTATTAAAATGGTAGATGCTAGTAATGTTTTAACCTATTCCTATATTGGGTTTCTTACAAAAACAGTTGAGCCAGGAAGTAAAACCTTAATTGATATTGCATTAAAAGAAGATGTAGCACAATTAGATGCTATTATTGTACGTGGTACAAAAAAAGTGTTCAACGGAGATTTCGAAATGGAAAAACGTAGAATTGCTACGGCTATGGAAACCATTTCAACTAAAGAACTAGCAGAGACGGTATCTGGGGGTGTTGTCGATCAATTACAAGGACGTTTAAGTGGGGTGGATATTGTAGCTAGTTCGGGAGAGCCAGGTGCTGGTTTATCTATCCGTATTCGTGGAACATCATCTTTAAACGCATCATCAGAACCTTTAATTGTAATTAATGGAGTGCCTTATGAAACAGAAATTGACTCAGGTTTTGATTTTTCTACAGCAGATGAGGATCAATATGCTGCCATGATTGGAGTATCACCAGATGATATTTCAGAAATTTCAGTTTTAAAAGATGCAGCAGCAACGGCACAATATGGGTCGCGTGCAGCAAACGGCGTATTATTGATTAAAACCAAACGTGGAACTAAGGGTAAAGCAAGGTTTTCTTATAGCTATAAAGGGAGTGTTGCAAGACAACCCGATGGAATCTCTATGTTAAATGGAGATCAATATTCTACCTTAATAAAGGATGAATTTATTGCTACAAACGGTACTTTTCCTCTTGATGCAGAAGGTATTAGTACAGAAGGCGCATTTACGCAAGATCCAACATATAAAGATTACAACTTGTACAACAAAAATATTAACTGGTTGGACGAAATTACCCAAACAGGGAACACCAATGAGCACTTTTTAAGTGTATCTGGTGGTGGTGAAAAATCATCATACCGTGTATCTGGGAGTTATAAAAACCAAAAAGGAACAACGGTTGGTAGTGGATTTAAGTTGTTTACTGCACGTGCTATTTTAGATTATAATATTTCGGATAAAATTACTATTGCTTCCGAGTTATCTTATAGTCACGGGTCTTTAGATCGTTCATACCAAAAAGATAACAGCTTAGGTCAAGCTAATTTAAGGTCTTTAGCTTTAATTAAAATGCCAAACCAGTCTATTTATCAGGTTGATGAAAATGGTAATTTAACCGATGAGTATTTTACACCAGCAACTTCGGTTCAAGGGGATGATGGGCTTACTTATTATAACCCTGTTGCTATGGCTAGACTGTCTAAAAATAATACCGAGAATAACAGAATTACACCGGTTTTTAGATTTAGTTATAAACCCAATAAACAATTTAATTTCCAGTCTATCATTTCATTTGATATTAATGTAGATAAGCGATCTGTATTTGTACCAGAGGAAGCTATTGGAGTAGCATGGACAAATTCAGGAGCAAATAGGTCTACCTTTTATGATGGTGAATTTTTTGTAATGCGTACCGATAATAAATTGATATGGGTGCCGGAATTAGGTGATAAACATTCTTTTTTATCAAGTTTTTCTTTTCAAACATTCGAAAAAACAAGTCAAGGCTATACTGCAGTAGCTAGTAATAGTCCAAGTAGTGATATACAAACGCCTATTGCTAATATTAGAATTGAGGGGTCTGGAAACTCATTAAATTCTACTTTTCAGAAAAACACAACTATTGGTGCTAATTTTGCTTTTAACTATGCCTACTTAGATCGTTATATTTTAAGTGGTGGTATTAGACAAGAAGGGAATTCAAAATTTGGTAGTAATTATCGATATGGAACCTTTCCTAGTGTTGCTGCAAAATGGATTTTATCTGATGAACCTTTTATGGAATCAGTAGAATTTGTAGACGAGATAGGATTTCGTGCTAGTTATGGTGAAAATGGGAACTCGCCAGGTGTAAACTATGGTTCGTATAACACTTACAAAACATATAACTATACGTATTTAGGTGAGCCTGCAGTTATTCCAAACAGTATGGAATTAACAGATTTGCGTTGGGAAACTACAATTCAAAAAAACTTTGGGGTTACTTACTCATTTTTTGATCGTAAAATTAGTGGAGATATAGAGGTCTATCAAAAAGATACTAAAGATTTATTAACCAAAAACACGGCAATACCTTCAACTTCTGGGTTTTCAAATATCCCATATCTAAATTTAGGTGATGTTAGTAACAAAGGTATTGAGTTTAATGTAAGAGCTAAAATTATAAATAATAAAGATTTTGGATTAGATTTCAGCTTTAATGTAGCACGTAATGTTAATATTGTTACACGACTTACAGAAGCTCAAACAACAGACGATGGTGATTGGCGTACAACAGGCTCTGGAGGGTATGAAAAAAGAATTCAAGAAGGGAATCCAATTGGGTCTTTTTATGGCTTCCGTTATTTAGGGGTGTTTAGTACCTCAGAGGATTTAGTTGCTCGTGATGGCAGTGGCGATATTATTTATGATTTGGACGGAACACCTAAAAATTTAGTATTTAATAAAACTAGAGAATTTAAAGCTGGAGAAGCCATGTATGAAGATGTTAATAAAGATGGAAATATTAATGAACTTGATGTGGTGTATTTAGGTAATGCCAACCCGTTACTGTTTGGTGGATTTGGCCCTACTATTCGTTATAAAAACTTTCAATTAAATGCGTCTTTTAACTATAGATATAATCAAAAGTTAATGAATATAGCGCGTATGAATACAGAAAGTATGGATAGCTATGATAATCAAAGTACGGCAGTATTACGCCGTTGGAGATTTGAAGGTGATGAAACTGATATACCAGGCGCTAGTTATAATAATCCTGTTAATACTTTAGGGTCTGATCGTTTTATGGAAGATGCTTCTTTTTTAAGAATGAAATACATTACCTTAAGATATAACCTTCCAAAACCGTTTATTAATAAATTGAATTTTACAAATGCATCGATTTATGTTACAGGAACCAATTTACTAACGTTTACAAAATATACAGGCGTAGATCCTGAAGGCGGAACAAGTAGCGATTGGACAAGATTAGGTTACGACTCGGAACAAACACCAAGATCGCAACAAATAACCGTAGGTGTAAATTTATCATTTTAAATAGCATAAAAAGTTAAGATATTATGAAAAGAAACATAATTAAAATATTTATAATGGTTCCCATGATTTTTGCAACACTAGCATCGTGTAGTGATTATTTAGATCTTGAACCAAAAGACGATTTAATCCAACAAGAGTTTTGGAATAATAAAGAACAGGTGAGTTCGGCTGTTGCTGGATGTTATGCATCTATGAACCAATCGGGGTTTACCGATAGAGTATTAAAATGGGGCGAATTTAGAGCAGAAATGATGGTGTCTTCTGGTGGAGGTTTAGAGAACATCATGAAAAATTATATGGTTCCTTCAGATGGTTTAACAAACTGGAGTACCTTTTATGCTACTATTAACTACTGTAATTTAGTATTGGAGTTTTCAGATGATGCGCAAGCACAAGATAAAACGTTTTCTATTGCTGAATTAAATACATTTAAAGCCGAGGCGATTACTATTCGGTCTTTAGCATATTTAATCTTGGTAAAAAACTTTAAGGAAGTGCCATTAGTTTTAACGGCAACAGCAACAAATCAAATTAATTTTTATCCGGTAAAAAACACAGAGCAAGAAGTTTTAGATCAAATTATTAGTGATTTAACGTCTGCGGTTGATGATTTAAATCTTGGATATTCAGAATCTCCAGCTCATGATAAAGGAAGAATGACTAAAGGCGCTGCTTTAGCTATATTGGCAGATGCTTATTTATGGAACGAGCAGTACACAGAATGTATTACGGCTACGCAAAGTTTAATAGATTTAGGACGTTATAGTTTAGTGGATGGAGACGAGTGGTTTAATAGTATCTTTTTTGAAGGTAATTCAAGCGAAGGTATTTTCGAACTTCAGTTTAGTGATATTTCATCAACACTTAGAAATTCTTTTCAATTGGGAGGTAATTATGTGGCATATCAAGGTATAGCTGAGTTATACATGGAATTCCCTGATGATATTCGTGGAAATTTAGCAACTTTCGATCTAAATACTAATACTGTTTTTAAATATGCTGGTGTAGATCAAACTGGTGAATATCGTGGTAGTGACGAGTATTATAACAACTTTATTTTTTATCGTTATGCCGATGTTTTATTGATGCAGGCCGAAGCTTATATTTTATCTGCTGAGAATAAGAATTTAGATCAAGCAAATACTCTTATAAGTCAAGTACATGAACGTGCCGTTGGTATACCCTTGGGTGTAACTATAGATGAAGTCTCTTTATTAAATGCTCTATTATTAGAACGTCAAAAAGAATTTGCTTTCGAAGGGAAACGCTGGTATGATTTATTACGTTTTGCACGTCGTGATAATTTTCAAGACCAAGATCTTATTATTAATTTGGTTGATTTTAAATCCGGTGCAGACGATTACGAACAAATTTTGAGTTATTACTCAGATTCAGATTCGTATTTTTTACCAATTTATCAATCTGAACTTGATTTAAATGATAATTTAGTGCAGAATCCATATTACGATAACTAAAAACTAAAAACTAAACATTATGAAAAATAATAAATTAATTACTTGGCTTGGAGGTCTTTGCTTATGTATGCTGCTTATAAACAGCTGTGAGGATAATTTAGATGGAACAACGTTTTTTACCACGGATGGTGAAACAGACGAAATGACAATTATAGAAGTATTAGACGATAATCCAGAGTTATTTTCTATGTATGTTGAGTTTCTTAAAAAAACAGAATACTATAACGCATTTAAAAGTTATGGTGATTATACCTGTTTTGTACCAACAAATACGGCTGTTAAAGCTTATATACAAGAAAAATGGAATGCGACTACGGTTGATGAGTTAACTACTGAAGACCAACAAGAATTTTTAAAAACGCTTGTAAAATTTCATACTTTACCATCAAGACGCAGAACTAATGGATTTGTTGAAGGACGTATTGATGAATTAACTTATTCTGGTGATTATTTAACAACGTCTTTTGTAGATGGCGGTGGTATTTCTAATGTAACTATAAACCGAGAGGCTAGACTAGTTCAATATGATATTGAAGCTAATAACGGTGTAATACATGGTATAGACGCTGTTTTACCACCTTTCGTAGAAGCTGTTCCAAAAATTATGGAAGATACAGGTAAGTATACCATTTTTATTGAAGCTTTAAAACAAACAGGGTATTATGATGAGTTTTCAAAAATTTATAATGACGATGGAATTAGAATAAATTTTACCATTTTAGCCGAATCTGACATAATATATGCTGAGAACAACATTAATTCTTTTGCAGATTTAGCAAGTGTTATTTCTCCAGATGATTCAGATTATACAGATGAAAATAATGCGTTAAATCGATTTATGGCGTACCATGCTACTAATGATTTCTATTATTCATCAGATTTTCCTGATGATGCGTTTCTTAGTACTATTTTACCTAATAATGCTTTAAAGTCTTTTAAAACAGATAAAGAACTTAAAATTAATGAATCGGAAACAGGTGGTGATGTAGAAACCTGGACTTCTTTGATTGCAGCAGAAAGTAATTTACCTGCAAAAAATGGTGTGTACCACACGGTTGATAAATTGCTAACTATATTTATCCCAAAAGCAAAATATCAACTTATGGATTTTACTCTTACTCCATCTATAGGTAAATTAAGTAATGGTAAATGGTATGGTCCAGATGAAGATAGAGGCCCGTATACTAATCCACGTACTTTTCCAGCAATTAAAGTTAGAATACTGGCTTCAAGTAAAACTCCAACAGAAAACTTTACAGTTTGGAATTCAGCTGCGTTTACATGGGTTGAATTTGATACACCAGTACTTCCAAAAGGGAAATATGAAGTTAGAGTGTCTG from Algibacter sp. L1A34 includes these protein-coding regions:
- a CDS encoding fasciclin domain-containing protein, with the translated sequence MKHRNSIIILFIIMTTFGCRPDSEEFARPDNLAGTIYQQLESMGGFENYLKALDQTPYKEPLEKGGSWTVFAPTDDAFEAYMTENGISTFEAIPEQTILDIVDYSIIIDGWNTTTLTYFKSRFYLGQSFRRRTQFTAPNKIINSDDYAHIDRWDEIEPGEYLIEDSNGRLKTTNYFIPSYMETNGVENSDYDYMFSGETFNEGDMKVFGANVSQQNVVAENGIIYALDKVFEPQKNLYDNLSSEEYGDKYSMFKKMLERFSYLRYNRDEINEETGETEEIYRLVFQTGIENDYLPFNPYDENYSTNIDGTEAQAWGLLAPTNDALENYLNGNSILGEFYNSYDDMPLEVLGKFISPFFFNDYYNICPSSFGQSYDTSLGLVDFKEEHVVDKKFCSNGFFTGVNTVYTNSSFGTIMGPLLLDPNYSIMLQAVQGLKIDTALESKSVRFSMLGIRNDQFVNVADPNSATRTITVITDDPELYDPTDTSLVYIRVEGDPSGGNNRVYPNPDDTSTYSADVAYVKKTLEDIVLNQVIDEDIDFSSDNYYQTRSGEFVHVFGGNLAEGGGDIEKGESALVENIQVTDNGNFYEMNSITERPTAFTYGALENSVTDFSSFIEVLETADALITIVGSDDKLINFLNLTRTFTLFAPNNAAVAQAISDGVIAEPSTVSGMGELDKATAKLNLLNFAKKHFIQQSLPTDGKSTGTFSSMYFSQIIDFAPVYDQFLVVNTTSSITITNEDSGESVTTNGTTNLLSKRVVIHEINNYIK
- a CDS encoding SusC/RagA family TonB-linked outer membrane protein, yielding MKDKYRSYSYVLMIVCVLFSALSMSAQKQVNISGTIISESDGQPLTGATIAEKDKNNRIINGVVADFNGNYSIKMVDASNVLTYSYIGFLTKTVEPGSKTLIDIALKEDVAQLDAIIVRGTKKVFNGDFEMEKRRIATAMETISTKELAETVSGGVVDQLQGRLSGVDIVASSGEPGAGLSIRIRGTSSLNASSEPLIVINGVPYETEIDSGFDFSTADEDQYAAMIGVSPDDISEISVLKDAAATAQYGSRAANGVLLIKTKRGTKGKARFSYSYKGSVARQPDGISMLNGDQYSTLIKDEFIATNGTFPLDAEGISTEGAFTQDPTYKDYNLYNKNINWLDEITQTGNTNEHFLSVSGGGEKSSYRVSGSYKNQKGTTVGSGFKLFTARAILDYNISDKITIASELSYSHGSLDRSYQKDNSLGQANLRSLALIKMPNQSIYQVDENGNLTDEYFTPATSVQGDDGLTYYNPVAMARLSKNNTENNRITPVFRFSYKPNKQFNFQSIISFDINVDKRSVFVPEEAIGVAWTNSGANRSTFYDGEFFVMRTDNKLIWVPELGDKHSFLSSFSFQTFEKTSQGYTAVASNSPSSDIQTPIANIRIEGSGNSLNSTFQKNTTIGANFAFNYAYLDRYILSGGIRQEGNSKFGSNYRYGTFPSVAAKWILSDEPFMESVEFVDEIGFRASYGENGNSPGVNYGSYNTYKTYNYTYLGEPAVIPNSMELTDLRWETTIQKNFGVTYSFFDRKISGDIEVYQKDTKDLLTKNTAIPSTSGFSNIPYLNLGDVSNKGIEFNVRAKIINNKDFGLDFSFNVARNVNIVTRLTEAQTTDDGDWRTTGSGGYEKRIQEGNPIGSFYGFRYLGVFSTSEDLVARDGSGDIIYDLDGTPKNLVFNKTREFKAGEAMYEDVNKDGNINELDVVYLGNANPLLFGGFGPTIRYKNFQLNASFNYRYNQKLMNIARMNTESMDSYDNQSTAVLRRWRFEGDETDIPGASYNNPVNTLGSDRFMEDASFLRMKYITLRYNLPKPFINKLNFTNASIYVTGTNLLTFTKYTGVDPEGGTSSDWTRLGYDSEQTPRSQQITVGVNLSF
- a CDS encoding RagB/SusD family nutrient uptake outer membrane protein; its protein translation is MKRNIIKIFIMVPMIFATLASCSDYLDLEPKDDLIQQEFWNNKEQVSSAVAGCYASMNQSGFTDRVLKWGEFRAEMMVSSGGGLENIMKNYMVPSDGLTNWSTFYATINYCNLVLEFSDDAQAQDKTFSIAELNTFKAEAITIRSLAYLILVKNFKEVPLVLTATATNQINFYPVKNTEQEVLDQIISDLTSAVDDLNLGYSESPAHDKGRMTKGAALAILADAYLWNEQYTECITATQSLIDLGRYSLVDGDEWFNSIFFEGNSSEGIFELQFSDISSTLRNSFQLGGNYVAYQGIAELYMEFPDDIRGNLATFDLNTNTVFKYAGVDQTGEYRGSDEYYNNFIFYRYADVLLMQAEAYILSAENKNLDQANTLISQVHERAVGIPLGVTIDEVSLLNALLLERQKEFAFEGKRWYDLLRFARRDNFQDQDLIINLVDFKSGADDYEQILSYYSDSDSYFLPIYQSELDLNDNLVQNPYYDN
- a CDS encoding fasciclin domain-containing protein, producing MKNNKLITWLGGLCLCMLLINSCEDNLDGTTFFTTDGETDEMTIIEVLDDNPELFSMYVEFLKKTEYYNAFKSYGDYTCFVPTNTAVKAYIQEKWNATTVDELTTEDQQEFLKTLVKFHTLPSRRRTNGFVEGRIDELTYSGDYLTTSFVDGGGISNVTINREARLVQYDIEANNGVIHGIDAVLPPFVEAVPKIMEDTGKYTIFIEALKQTGYYDEFSKIYNDDGIRINFTILAESDIIYAENNINSFADLASVISPDDSDYTDENNALNRFMAYHATNDFYYSSDFPDDAFLSTILPNNALKSFKTDKELKINESETGGDVETWTSLIAAESNLPAKNGVYHTVDKLLTIFIPKAKYQLMDFTLTPSIGKLSNGKWYGPDEDRGPYTNPRTFPAIKVRILASSKTPTENFTVWNSAAFTWVEFDTPVLPKGKYEVRVSGNQGNNGRPVFQIYWDNEPIGKQWDMRDSLKDIFGSNWADVDSLTLRQGGYVRGLKENIDRYGVSAYDSSGWGRFIVTSDLLCPVQQSHVIRLETIRSGGVPIDYVEFVPVD